The following are from one region of the Miscanthus floridulus cultivar M001 unplaced genomic scaffold, ASM1932011v1 os_2694_1_2, whole genome shotgun sequence genome:
- the LOC136535323 gene encoding berberine bridge enzyme-like D-2 translates to MQFQYWSQSLLHASSHSPSSLPMSCSIAALLFLVSLFLSLHQSTSCCATGAGDGAAHSLSSCLISHGVTNFTLPTSPSYAAVLNSSISNLRFALPDVGKPAAVVLPASKRDLQGAVLCARNSSLAIRVRSGGHSYEGLSYTTENRVPFVVIDLANLNRVRVDAGSATAWAESGATLGELYYAVGRSSWSLAFSAGSCSTIGLGGIVSGGGFGLLSRKFGLAADNVLDAVLVDADGRALNRATMGRDVFWAIRGGGGGSWGVVYAWKLRLVPVPRNVTVFSLGRTGPVELVAGLIHRWQFVAPSLPDDFYLSVYLPTGGVGSSSSSSVGNVSVSFSGQVLGPKHRALSALRQSFPELGLTESELAETSWLDATAQFAGLDTAADLSNRLLGRSKQYSKGKSDYVRSPISRRAMAGIVRYLSTGPPWQGQGQGAGYVILDPYGGAMARIGSSDTPCPHRAGTLYGVQYQVYWDDDDHDLGGRAAAGESCVGWLRSLYAFMAPHVSKDPRAAYVNYLDLDLGTNNWTASVGGSSEAAVARARSSWGVAYFGDNFNRLVRAKTAVDPGNVFNNAQSIPPL, encoded by the coding sequence ATGCAATTCCAGTACTGGAGTCAGTCTTTGTTGCATGCATCAAGTCACTCCCCCAGCTCTCTCCCCATGAGCTGCTCCATTGCAGCTCTCCTGTTCCTGGTTTCCCTCTTCCTTTCACTCCATCAAAGCACATCGTGCTGTGCCActggcgccggcgacggcgccgcaCACAGCCTCTCCTCCTGCCTCATCTCCCATGGCGTCACGAACTTCACCCTCCCGACGTCTCCAAGCTACGCCGCGGTCCTCAACTCCTCCATCAGCAACCTCCGGTTCGCGCTCCCCGACGTCGGCAAGCCGGCCGCCGTCGTGCTCCCGGCGTCCAAGCGGGACCTCCAGGGCGCCGTCCTCTGCGCACGCAACAGCTCGCTGGCGATCCGCGTGCGCAGCGGCGGGCACAGCTACGAGGGCCTGTCTTACACGACGGAGAACCGCGTGCCCTTCGTGGTGATCGACCTCGCCAACCTGAACCGGGTCCGCGTCGACGCGGGCTCGGCCACGGCCTGGGCCGAGTCCGGCGCGACGCTGGGCGAGCTCTACTACGCCGTGGGCCGGTCCAGCTGGTCCCTGGCGTTCTCGGCCGGGTCCTGCTCGACCATCGGCCTGGGCGGCATCGTCTCCGGCGGCGGCTTCGGGCTGCTGTCGCGTAAGTTCGGGCTCGCCGCCGACAACGTGCTGGACGCGGTGCTCGTCGACGCGGACGGCAGGGCCCTCAACCGGGCCACGATGGGCCGCGACGTGTTCTGGGCCATccgaggcggcggtggcgggagCTGGGGCGTGGTGTACGCCTGGAAGCTCCGGCTCGTCCCGGTCCCTCGCAACGTCACTGTGTTCTCGTTGGGCCGGACCGGTCCGGTCGAGCTCGTCGCCGGGCTGATTCACAGGTGGCAGTTCGTGGCGCCCAGCCTGCCCGACGACTTCTACCTCTCCGTGTACCTCCCGACCGGCGGCGtcgggtcgtcgtcgtcgtcgtcggttgGCAACGTGTCCGTCTCGTTTTCCGGGCAAGTGCTAGGACCAAAGCACCGTGCTCTGTCAGCGCTGCGTCAAAGCTTCCCAGAGCTCGGGCTGACCGAGTCAGAGCTCGCCGAAACGAGCTGGCTGGACGCGACGGCGCAGTTCGCCGGCCTCGACACGGCGGCCGACCTTTCGAACCGCCTGTTGGGACGGTCGAAGCAGTACTCCAAGGGCAAGTCCGACTACGTGCGGTCGCCGATCTCGCGGCGCGCCATGGCGGGCATCGTCCGGTACCTCTCCACTGGCCCGCCgtggcaggggcaggggcagggggcCGGGTACGTGATCCTGGACCcctacggcggcgccatggcccgGATCGGGAGCAGCGACACGCCGTGCCCGCACCGCGCCGGGACCCTGTACGGCGTGCAGTACCAGGTGTACTGGGACGACGACGACCACGACCTCGGTGGCCGCGCGGCCGCAGGCGAGAGCTGCGTGGGGTGGCTCCGGTCGCTCTACGCGTTCATGGCGCCCCACGTGTCCAAGGACCCCCGGGCCGCGTACGTTAACTACCTGGACCTCGACCTCGGCACCAACAACTGGACCGCCTCAGTGGGAGGATCgtcggaggcggcggtggcgcgcgcgCGCTCGTCGTGGGGCGTCGCCTACTTCGGGGACAATTTCAACCGGTTGGTCAGGGCAAAGACGGCGGTGGACCCCGGCAATGTGTTCAACAATGCACAAAGCATTCCTCCTTTGTAA